A window of Corythoichthys intestinalis isolate RoL2023-P3 chromosome 14, ASM3026506v1, whole genome shotgun sequence contains these coding sequences:
- the LOC130929958 gene encoding crystallin J1A-like, producing MTTLANRAIGAIVGSAVADAAAQPLHWVYDLQKLQGILAQEPNPEFHSKSANPFYRRQTGQQSCYGDQAYVLLESLSKCEGLNIDDLKERTLKFFGPGSEYDTPVNDPYRQRGGPRPQLPIEGPWRHVSLKSFLKNVDSGKEETGCETDCQIDGIAKLAPIVAFYAGKPDMLEKVEQAVRVTQNNDACVAETLAAARFLEYFILNGPDPKALEDVLTQLNDPNRKQPQDLDKAVIGHIHQVTENLNKTPQELIPAVFPNTUGLPGAFQAALHGVLTATNYEEAIRETMRCGGCTCSRGSFIGACLGAQLGFEGIPASWASKTQRYECVLEHSMKITNHHK from the exons atgaCAACGCTGGCTAACAGAGCAATAGGAGCTATTGTGGGATCGGCGGTTGCAGATGCAGCAG CGCAGCCTCTCCATTGGGTCTATGACCTGCAGAAGCTGCAAGGGATCCTAGCTCAGGAGCCTAATCCGGAATTCCACTCCAAGTCAGCAAACCCCTTCTACAGGAGACAAACAGGCCAACAGAGCTGCTATGGGGACCAAGCATATGTGCTGCTTGAGTCTCTGTCTAAATGTGAAG GTCTAAATATTGATGATTTGAAAGAGCGCACACTAAAATTCTTTGGGCCAGGATCCGAGTATGACACGCCTGTCAATGATCCATACAGGCAAAGAGGCG gccCAAGACCTCAACTGCCCATTGAGGGACCGTGGAGACATGTTAGTTTAAAAAGCTTCCTAAAGAATGTGGATTCTGGCAAAGAGGAGACAG GTTGTGAGACTGACTGTCAGATTGATGGGATAGCTAAGCTGGCTCCTATAGTGGCCTTCTATGCAGGGAAACCTGACATGTTGGAAAAGGTTGAACAGGCAGTTCGAGTCACACAAAACAACGACGCGTGTGTGGCAGAAACTTTGGCAGCTGCCAG GTTCTTGGAGTATTTCATCCTAAATGGCCCTGATCCAAAAGCCCTAGAGGATGTTCTTACACAGCTCAATGATCCGAACAGAAAGCAACCACAAGATTTGGACAAAGCTGTCATTG GTCATATTCATCAGGTGACGGAGAATTTAAACAAAACTCCCCAGGAACTTATACCAGCAGTTTTTCCTAACACCTGAG GTTTGCCAGGTGCGTTCCAAGCAGCGCTACATGGAGTCCTGACAGCCACAAACTATGAAGAGGCAATCAGAGAAACCATGCGTTGTGGGGGATGCACCTGTAGCAGAGGCTCCTTTATTGGGGCTTGTCTAGGTGCTCAG CTCGGGTTCGAAGGAATTCCAGCTTCATGGGCCTCCAAAACTCAGCGATATGAATGTGTGTTGGAACACAGCATGAAGATAACAAATCACCACAagtag